One genomic window of Brachionichthys hirsutus isolate HB-005 chromosome 22, CSIRO-AGI_Bhir_v1, whole genome shotgun sequence includes the following:
- the bcat1 gene encoding branched-chain-amino-acid aminotransferase, cytosolic has protein sequence MAENSVPSFKASDLVIQLSSNPKPKTEMLQFGNEFTDHMLTIEWTSAEGWQAPLIKPFGDLSLHPAIASLHYAVQLFEGLKVFCGADNRLRFFRPMLNMRRMLNSTKRLCLPMFNQSELLECIRRLLVIEQDWVRHAKSRSLYIRPTFISLDPRLSMRRATRALLYVFLCSATSCTLHTGQSLSLWADPKYTRAWEGGTGDCKLGANYGCGVVATHDAWDHGCHQVLWLYKENHCITEMGNMNIFLHWINEDGEEELATPPLDGIILPGVTRQSILELTRGWGGFKVTERSLTMSQLCSGLKQQRVKEMFGCGTALMIRSVGHVIYQSEDLCIPCQDKKMTERIKKELTDIMYGRTSSDWTVLV, from the exons GCGTCTGATCTGGTGATCCAGCTGTCCTCCAATCCGAAGCCCAAAACAGAGATGCTCCAGTTTGGGAATGAATTCACTGACCACATGCTCACAATCGAGTGGACTTCAGCTGAGGGCTGGCAGGCTCCTCTCATCAAGCCCTTCGGTGACCTGTCGCTCCACCCAGCCATCGCGTCGCTGCACTACGCCGTGCAG TTGTTTGAAGGTTTGAAGGTGTTCTGTGGAGCAGACAACCGACTGCGTTTCTTCAGACCCATGCTGAACATGAGACGCATGCTCAACTCCACCAAGAGACTTTGTCTGCCA ATGTTCAATCAGTCAGAGTTGCTGGAGTGTATCAGACGACTACTAGTGATTGAACAGGACTGGGTCCGCCATGCAAAATCAAGAAGTCTTTACATCAGGCCAACGTTTATAAGCTTGGAT CCCCGTTTGAGCATGAGGAGGGCCACCCGCGCCTTGCTGTAtgtgttcttgtgctcagcgaCATCGTGTACATTACACACTGGACAATCGTTGTCCTTGTGGGCTGACCCAAAGTACACGCGGGCCTGGGAAGGAGGAACTGGAGACTGCAAATTGGGAGC GAACTATGGGTGTGGCGTCGTTGCCACCCATGATGCATGGGATCATGGCTGTCATCAGGTTCTGTGGCTGTACAAAGAGAACCACTGCATCACCGAGATGGGAAACATGAACATCTTCCTGCACTGGATCAATGAGGATGGAG AGGAGGAACTTGCAACTCCACCCCTGGATGGCATCATCCTCCCGGGTGTAACTCGACAGAGCATCCTGGAGCTAACCAGGGGATGG GGTGGGTTTAAGGTGACTGAGCGCTCACTGACCATGAGCCAGTTGTGTTCTGGTCTGAAGCAGCAGCGGGTCAAAGAGATGTTTGGCTGCGGTACCGCCTTGATGATCCGCTCTGTAGGACATGTGATTTATCAGTCAGAG GATTTATGCATCCCCTGTCAGGATAAAAAGATGACTGAACGGATCAAAAAAGAACTCACAGATATAATG TACGGACGCACGTCCAGCGACTGGACAGTCCTGGTGTAG